In the genome of Devosia rhizoryzae, the window GTGGTTTTGGAAATCTCGTAGTTGACGGTTTCGGAGTTGGACGTGCCCTGTTCGGTCGCGGTGCCGGGGGCGTTGGAGGCGCCCGGCAGCTCGTTAGCGACGCTGACCTGGCCGTTGGCGGCGCCGGTCGTGTTTTCCGTGTCGCTGGTCTGGGTCGAGCGAACGACCTGGCCTTCAGGATCGAAGCGCTCTTCGGTGACGGTGGAGCGGTTGAGATCGAGTTCGGCCGAAACCTCGACGCGGGCGCGGCCGGCGCCGACGACATTGGCCAGCATGTCTTCGAGGCGCGTGCGCAGACGGTTTTCGTAGCCAAGGGTGCGCTCGTCGGCCTGGGCCGACATCATGCCGGCTTCATCCTGGCCGGTGCCGGAGGCCAGGAGATTGCCCTGGTCGTCGACGATGGAAACGCGGCTGGGCGAGAGGCCTTCGATGGCGGAACCGACGAGGTGCTGGATGGCGCGCACTTCGCCGTTGGAGAGTTCGCCACGGACCGAAAGAACGATCGAGGCGGAGGGGTCCTTGCGTTCGCGGCGGAAAAGCTCGCGTTCGGGCAGGACGAGGTGGACGCGCGCCGACTTGATGCGGGTGAGGGATGAGATGGTGCGGGCCAGCTCGCCTTCGAGGGCGCGAACATTGTTGATGTTCTGGACGAAGCTCGTGGCGCCCAGGGTGGACTGCTGGTCGAAGATTTCGTAGCCGACCTGCCCGCTGGTGGGCAGGCCTTCGCTGGCCAGCGACATGCGCAGGGTCGTGATCTGGTCGCGGGGGACGAGGATGGTGTCGCCGTCGCCACGCAGTTCGTAGGGGATGGACTGGGTTTGCAGCTCGGTGAGGATGGCCGAACTGTCTTCAAGGCTCAGGCCCGAGTAGAGCGGAGCAAGATTGGGCGTCTGGCTGCGCATGATCAAAAAGCCAAAGAAACCCAGCATGAGCACGGCGACCATCACCATGGCGGCGATGCGCGGCATGCCGATCCGGTTAATGAGGTTGCTTAGACTTTCCACGCCGTCACTCTGGTTTCGTGGCCGCGCACCAGGCGCCCCACTCTCGTCTCGGACACCGGCATGTGTTGGCCCACAAACCAGTGGGCAAAAATTACCTAGCGGATGGTAAACATTGTCTTAACTATCGGCTGAAGAATGCTAATTGCGGCAGAAATTGCCGGGCTTGACGAGGAGGAATTTGATGGTTCGCGTGCTGGGCCGGGTGACGTCGATCAATGTGCGCAAGGTGCTTTGGGCGCTGGACGAGATCGGCGAGTCTTATTTGCGGGAGGATTGGGGATTGCCGGGGCGTGATCCGAAGGTGCCGGAGTTTTTGGCGCTGAACCCGAACGGGCAGGTTCCGGTGCTGATCGAGGACGACGGCAGCGTGCTCTGGGAGAGCAATGGGCTGCTGGTTTATCTGGCGCAGACGCGGGGTGCGCTGTTGCCGGAGGATCGGCGTGCGCTGGGGCTGGCGCTGCAATGGCTGGGCTGGCAGGCGAGCGAACTCAATCCATCCTGGGGCTATGTCGTGCCGGGATTGTTGCGGCGGATGCCGGGCTACGATGATCCGGACAAGATCAGGGAGGCGATCGGGCGCTGGACGGGGACGATGGGAATTTTGGACCGGGAGCTCGAAAAGGGGCGGCCGTTTTTGGCGGGCGATGTGTTTTCAGTGGCAGATATCGCGGTGGGCCTGAGTTGTCACCGCTGGTTCAAGACGCCGTTCGAGAAGCGGGAATTTCCGGCGGTGCGAGATTATTACGAGCGCTTGCGCGGGCGAGAGGCAGGGGCGCGCTGGATGCCGGAGGACTATGGGTGAGGCGGACCCCCAACCAGCCTCCGCCGTTAGGCGGGGGAGGAGTTCGATCGTGTTCGGGGCAAGATAATTGGCCTACTTAAGCGCAACAAAAAGGCCCGCCGGATTGCTCCGGCGGGCCTTCTTTTCACGACCGGGAGTGTTAGCCCTCGCGGTAATGCTGGATCCACGTTGTCCGCAGTCCGGCAAGGCCGTGTTTGTCGATGGCGGCCTGCCAGTTGAGGAATTCGTCGACACTGAGCGTGTAGCGCTCGCAGGCTTCTTCAAGGCTGAGGAGGCCACCGCGGACTGCGGCAACGACTTCGGCCTTGCGCCGGATAACCCACCGGCGGGTATTGGCTGGCGGGAGATCCGCGATCGTCAGCGGACTTCCATCCGGGCCGATAACGTACTTCACGCGTGGACGCATCTGGACGGTCATTCTACTCACTACTCAAACCTGACCATGGCTTGGAGCGTAGCCGAACGGGCTTAAAAAACCCTCAAGGGGAAACTTACAACAGGTTAAGAATGAAGGAGAATTTTGATCACTTTGGCATGGGCGAGGCCAAAGGATGCGACCCTCCCAACATGTGCTGGGAGGGCAAAAGCTTGTAGCGGCGATCGCCGGGCTTAGCTGCCGGAGCCGGTGGCCGGGGTGGTGGCGGCCTGCAGGCGGACGTCGGTGACGTCGGACAAGGCGACCTTGTTCTTGCCGACCGTGAGCATGGGCTCGGTGCCGGAGAAATCCACGGCGGTGACGGTGCCGATGGAGGACGTGGAGACCGCCACTTCCTTGCCCGAAAGGTTGGTGCCCTTGATCTCGATCGTATAAACCCCATCCGGCTTCTTGTTGCCGTCCGAGCCCATGCCGTCCCAGAGGAAATTGCCCGGGCCCTGATTGAGTGCACCGTTTTCGGTATAGACAGTGTTGCCCTTGGCGTCCTTGATGGTGACGGTGGCGTTGGCGACGTTGGCATCGGCGGTATAGGCCCACATGGCCCCGCCGTCCTTGAGTTCGCCGGTCTTGCCGGAAGCGGTGACCTGTTTGCCGATATAGCTCACGGCATCGGCGCGGAAACCGTTTTGGGTATTGAGCAATAGCGCTTCGAGGAAGTCGTTGGTCTTAAGTTGCTGCTCGACGCCGGTGAACTGCACCAGCTGCTGGGTGAACTGGTTGGTGTCGAGCGGATCGAGCGGGTTCTGGTTCTTGAGCTGCGTCGTCAGGATCGACAGGAAGGTGTCGAAATTGTCGGCAATGGTGGAGCGGGAGAGATTGCTGACGCCGGATGTATTTGCGGCGCCGCCGACGCTATCGATGGCCATCAATGGTCTCCCTAAGCGATGATGTTGACGCCGCGCGCTTGCAGCGTGCCGCGATAAAGGTTGACGGTGGGCGTGGGCTCGGGGGTTTCGTCGACCGGCTTGCCATTGTCATTGGCCGTGCCGTGGCCGGCGTTCTGGCCCTTCTGGCCATCCCCCATGCCGGGCTGGCCGGCGAAGGGGTTTTGTTTCAGGGAAAATTCGAGATTGGTCTTGCCGGCATCGACACCGGCCTGTTGCAGGGCGCGTTCGAGGCCGCGTTGGTCGCGCTGCATGAGGTCAAGCGTTTCGGCTTTTTCGACCGTGAGACGGGCGCTGACCGATCCGGCATTGTCGATTTCGAGCCGCACGTCGATGCGGCCAAGTTCGGGCGGATCGAGGCGGATCTGAAAGCGGGTATTGCCGCCCTCGACTTGGCGCGCCATTTCGAAGGCGATCTGCGGCAGGTTGAGTTGCTGCTGGCTGGTCTGGTAGCCGGGCTGGGTTACGACGCGGGTGGTGGCGGCGGAATCGATGCGGGGCGTTGCGGGCTGCTGGCTGGCCTGCGGGTCGACGGGCGCCGGCTCGTTTGCCGTTGGCGCAATGAAGGCCTGAGGATTGGCGGGTTCGCGGCGCGCTTCGACGCGATCGCGCGGGGCCGAGTCCGCCGGTTGATCGGGTTTAGCGTCGGGTTTTGGCGCAGCATCGACTGGGTCGCTGAGCTTGGCTGCCGGGGCAGGAGCCTCCGCTGACTCAGCGGTCTTTCCGGCCAGCACCGGCTCGGTGAGTTTCAGTGCCGGGAGGGCAAGCTCGGGCTCCTGTGGCACCTCCGTCTTGGCGAGGCCCGCGGCGACGCGGGCGAGGGCTTCGTTGATTTCGGCAGATGGAGGCTGGCCGGGGGGCATGCCGATGGCGGCAAGCTTCTCATCCGGCACGGCATCGGCATCGAGCGCCGCAAGCATCGCGCCAAGCTTGTCGCCGACCTGCTTGAGCTTGGCGAGGGCGGCGGCTTCGCCGCTGATCGACGCAGCATCGTCGGCCTTGCTCGCGACGGCGATGGATTGTGCCAGCGGCGCGAGAAGCTGGGTCAGCGCACCGGCGAGCCCGGTATCTTCGGCGCCGGTTTCGAGGAGGACAGCAAAATCCTCGGGGACGGGCAGGGTGGCGAGATCGAGCCCCAGAGCATCGGCCAAGCCGGTGAGGGCCGTATCGACTTGCTTCAGGAGATCGGGATCGAGCGGCCGGCCGGCATCGAGGCTGGCCTTGAGCGTGCCCAAGGCCTCGACGAGATTGAGGACGGGCGCTGGGTTGGGGGCCATGACTGGTGCGGCAACCG includes:
- a CDS encoding flagellar hook-length control protein FliK, producing the protein MASHLTVISPAATHSFAAQLGAAPQAATAGSDALALFAALLGNTAPEIAAPTGQVTLDSAIGNVFALGLETGAGEPEAEAQTDITVDPVAAPVMAPNPAPVLNLVEALGTLKASLDAGRPLDPDLLKQVDTALTGLADALGLDLATLPVPEDFAVLLETGAEDTGLAGALTQLLAPLAQSIAVASKADDAASISGEAAALAKLKQVGDKLGAMLAALDADAVPDEKLAAIGMPPGQPPSAEINEALARVAAGLAKTEVPQEPELALPALKLTEPVLAGKTAESAEAPAPAAKLSDPVDAAPKPDAKPDQPADSAPRDRVEARREPANPQAFIAPTANEPAPVDPQASQQPATPRIDSAATTRVVTQPGYQTSQQQLNLPQIAFEMARQVEGGNTRFQIRLDPPELGRIDVRLEIDNAGSVSARLTVEKAETLDLMQRDQRGLERALQQAGVDAGKTNLEFSLKQNPFAGQPGMGDGQKGQNAGHGTANDNGKPVDETPEPTPTVNLYRGTLQARGVNIIA
- a CDS encoding glutathione S-transferase family protein, whose product is MVRVLGRVTSINVRKVLWALDEIGESYLREDWGLPGRDPKVPEFLALNPNGQVPVLIEDDGSVLWESNGLLVYLAQTRGALLPEDRRALGLALQWLGWQASELNPSWGYVVPGLLRRMPGYDDPDKIREAIGRWTGTMGILDRELEKGRPFLAGDVFSVADIAVGLSCHRWFKTPFEKREFPAVRDYYERLRGREAGARWMPEDYG
- the sciP gene encoding CtrA inhibitor SciP → MTVQMRPRVKYVIGPDGSPLTIADLPPANTRRWVIRRKAEVVAAVRGGLLSLEEACERYTLSVDEFLNWQAAIDKHGLAGLRTTWIQHYREG
- the fliF gene encoding flagellar basal-body MS-ring/collar protein FliF — its product is MESLSNLINRIGMPRIAAMVMVAVLMLGFFGFLIMRSQTPNLAPLYSGLSLEDSSAILTELQTQSIPYELRGDGDTILVPRDQITTLRMSLASEGLPTSGQVGYEIFDQQSTLGATSFVQNINNVRALEGELARTISSLTRIKSARVHLVLPERELFRRERKDPSASIVLSVRGELSNGEVRAIQHLVGSAIEGLSPSRVSIVDDQGNLLASGTGQDEAGMMSAQADERTLGYENRLRTRLEDMLANVVGAGRARVEVSAELDLNRSTVTEERFDPEGQVVRSTQTSDTENTTGAANGQVSVANELPGASNAPGTATEQGTSNSETVNYEISKTTQTNITEAGALKRLSVAVVVDGVYNDDGAGNLTYTPRTADEVAQILALVRSAVGYSADRGDSVEVVNMQFAERPDLAIAGTDSGAGLLDFTRDDIMDGAEMAVTLLIALALVFFVMRPLLKKVLSPEPKPLALPVAAELGHNGVVGADGRLVEVIVEDEPRDKTPAWVQNAKSMGETQLQTLKTVGTLVEENPKQAALIVRDWLGSAA
- a CDS encoding flagellar hook assembly protein FlgD is translated as MAIDSVGGAANTSGVSNLSRSTIADNFDTFLSILTTQLKNQNPLDPLDTNQFTQQLVQFTGVEQQLKTNDFLEALLLNTQNGFRADAVSYIGKQVTASGKTGELKDGGAMWAYTADANVANATVTIKDAKGNTVYTENGALNQGPGNFLWDGMGSDGNKKPDGVYTIEIKGTNLSGKEVAVSTSSIGTVTAVDFSGTEPMLTVGKNKVALSDVTDVRLQAATTPATGSGS